The Thioalkalivibrio sulfidiphilus HL-EbGr7 genome includes the window GGCAGACAGTCGCGAATGTAGGGCTTGTAGGCGCGGGTCAGGCTGCGCAGGCGGCGCAGGGCGACCCGGAAGTCGTGCAGGGCCTCGGTGTCGGCCGGATCCTTGAGGCGCCGGCAGGCGGCCGCGGCGGCCTCGAGATGGCCGGCGGCCAGTTGCCGGACCGCGAGGGTCACCGGCTGGGTTGCCAGGGGGGAAGTCATGGTGCTTTCCGGGATCGGGTCATCATCGCGTGACATTACCGTCATGGCCAGGACCTGGCAACCAACAAAATGATGACAACGTGCCGCGATTTGTCACAAAAGCGTCATCATCCCATGGTATCCACTCAGGCCATGAGCACCCCGCTTCAGACCGAGGAGGCCGGCCGTCTTCTCGACGCCCTGTTGGCGCTGCGTACCCGGATCACCCGGCACGCCGCTGCCCGCCTGTCCCGTTTCGCGCGGGATTTTCCCGAGGGCCCGCCGCCCAGCGCCGTGAACCTGGCCCACTACCTGGCCCTGCGCACCGTGGACCTGCGCCCCTTGCAGAGCGGCCTGACCCGGCTCGGCCTGTCTTCCCTGGGGCGCAGCGAGTCCCACGTGATGACCGCCCTGGACCAGGTGATCCGGGTGCTGGAAGTGCTCACGGCCCGCGGCGGCGATGACGCCGATCGCCCGACGTCCGACTTCGAGTCCGGGCCGAAGTGCCTGGCCGAACATGCGCGAAGCCTGTTCGGCCCGCCGCCGACCGGTCGGGATGTGCGCATCATGGTGACCCTGCCCACAGAGGCCGCCCGTGAACCCGGCCTGGTGCAGCGGCTGGTGGCCACGGGCATGGATGTCGCACGGATCAACTGCGCACATGACGACCCCGAGGCCTGGAGCCGCATGATCCGTCATGTGCGCGAGGCGTCCGAGGCCAGCGGTCGGCCCTGTCGCATCCAGATGGACCTGGCCGGCCACAAGCTGCGCACCGGGACGCTGGCACCGGCACCGCCGGTGCTGCACCTGCGTCCGGTCCGGGACGCTCTGGGCCGGGTCCTTGCCCCGGCCACCCTGGCACTGGTGGCCGATACCAGTGCCCCGGGGAGTGACGCCGCCCTGCCCCGACTCGCCCTGCCTGCCGCGGTGCTCGCCCGGCTGCAACCCGGGGACCGCCTGCGTTTCCGGGACACCCGGGGCAAACGACGCAGCCTGCAGGTGACGCAGAACACGGCCGATGGCCTGCTGGCCCAGTGCGAGGCGACCTGCTATCTGAACCCCGACACCCGCCTGAGCGCAGAGCGCATGGCGGAGGACGGCCTCTGGCATGCGCTGGCCCGGGACATCCCGCCCGGTGGTTTCCTGCTTTGCCCGGTGGAGATCCGCCTGCATCGCGGTGATCGCCTGAGCCTGACCCGCGAGGCCATCCCCGGCGAACCGGCACGCCTGGACGCCCAGGGCCATGTGATCGCGCCGGCCCACGTGAGCTGCACCACGCCCCAGGCCCTGGAGCGTCTCACCGCGGGCCAGGCCGTGTGGATCGACGATGGCAAGCTGGGCGGCGTGGTGGAGGCGGTCGATGCCGAAGGGGTGCACCTCAGCATCACCCACTGCCGGCCCCAGGGTGTGCGCCTGCAGGCGGACAAGGGGCTCAATTTCCCCGGCGCGGACCTCGGCCTGCCACCGCTCACCGCCAGGGACCTGGAAGACCTGGACTTCGTCGCCGCCCATGCCGACCTGGTGGGCTACTCCTTCGTCGAGACCCGCGAGGACATGCAGGCGCTGATCCAGGCCCTCTCGGAGCGGGGCGCCTCCCGGCTCGGCATTGTGGCCAAGATCGAGACCCAACGCGCCCTGGCTCACCTGCCCGACATCATCCTGAGCACCATCGGCCGCCACCCCCTGGGCATCATGATCGCCCGGGGCGACCTGGCCGTGGAGATCGGCGGCGAGCGCATGGCGGAGATCCAGGAGGAACTCCTGTGGCTGTGCGAGGCGGCCCACGTGCCGGTGATCTGGGCCACCCAGGTGCTGGAGACCCTGGCCAAGAAGGGCGTGGTCACGCGCCCGGAGATGACCGATGCCGCCATGTCCGGGCGCGCCGAGTGCGTCATGCTCAACAAGGGGCCCTACATCGTGGATGCCGTGCACACCCTGGACGGCATCCTGCGCCGCATGCAGGAACACCAGCGCAAGAAGACCTCGCGGCTGCGGGCGTTGCGCCTGGCGGGGATCGATCAGGACCAGGAATGATTCCATCTACGCGAAGACGCCGGGGCAAGGCGATCTCAAAGGACTGGACAGGATTCGAACAGATTGAACGCCTTTGATCTCTCCTGTTAATCCTGTAAATCCTGTCCAATGTTTTTTCTGCGCCCCTGCGTCTCTGCGGCAAAAGCCTTTCGCCGAGAGGCCAACTGGTCAGCACGCCGGATCGGCTCCGGCAGCCGGTAGCGGGGCGCCGCCTGCAGCACCAGCTCGACGGTGGTCTCCAGCGACACCCGGTGGCCGATGGAGACGTACACCGGCTTCACGCCCGCGCGGGTGCGCAGCACCGCGCCGATCACCTCATCCCCATCCCGCAGCGCACTCCAGGCGCCCCGCGCCGAAGGCACCTCGTCGTGCGCGCCGATCAGGCGGGTCTTGCCCACACCGATGGCGGGCAGGTCCGTGAGCACGCCCAGGTGGGCGGCGATGCCGAGCCGGCGGGGATGGGCGATGCCCTGGCCGTCGCACAGCAGCAGGTCGGGAAGCGCGGATAATCGTTCCAACGCCTCCAGCACCGCCGGCAGTTCGCGAAACGAGAGCAGCCCCGGCACGTAGGGAAAGCTCGTGGGCCGGCGTGCCACCGCATCCTCCACGGGCACGAGGTCCGGCCAGGAGAGTACCGACACCACCGCCCGGGTGATCTGGCCGCTGTCCTCGAAACCCACGTCCACGCCGGCCACCCGTTTGAGCGGGCCCAGCCTGTCCTCCCGCACGACCAGCGGCGCGAGACGTGCCTGTACCGCCCGCGCCTCGGCCGGCGTCAGCTTCCAGGCATGGGCGTGGCGGAGCCTCACTCAGGCGATCCGGTAACGGCTCTGCACCAGCCCGTCCGGGTAGGACCGGGTCTCAAGGTGCTCGAGATACACATCACCCGCCAGGGGGCCGAACAGCGGAATGCCGCGGCCGAGCAGCACCGGCACCCGGGTGAGGGTCAGTTCATCGATGAGCCCTTCAGACAGAAAGCCCTGAATGGTCTTGCCGCCGTCGATGTACGCATGCCGCAGCCCCCGTGCCGCGAGCCTCTCCAGCACCTCGCCGGGCGGCGCGGCCAGGCACTCCACCGTGGCCGCGAGATCCGGCGGGATCTCAACGCCACGATGGCTCAGCACCACCACCGGCGTGTCCCCGTAGGGCCAGGCGCCGAAGCCGCGCGCCAGTTCATAGGTGTTGCGCCCCATGACCAGCACATCCACCGAATCAAAGAACGCCTGGTAACCGTAGTCCTCCTTCCCGAAGGCGGGGAGCCAGTCGATGCCGCCATCCTCGCGGGCGATGAAGCCGTCCAGGCTGGTGGCGATGAATACGCTTGCTCTCATGATATGAAGTCACCCAAGGACGCCCAACCAGACAGCTTACGCAGGTCGGGCTGAAGTCCGATCTATCTTGGCGCCTGCCTTTGTAGGAGACGACGCTCGCACAGGCCGCCTGGACTCCTGTTCCGGCGGTATAGTGTCCATCATGAGCCAGCCCGAACACCCCGACAACGAGCAGATCGATCTGTTCTCCCCGTCAGCGGAAGGGCCCGCCGATGCCTGGCCGGAACATGCGCGCTTCCCCTGCAACCGCCCCGGCCATACGGTCGGCGAGGTGGTACTGGAGGATCTGCGCACATCCCAAAACCCGCTAATCGTCAGCGGTTATGCATCGCTGGAGCGCATCCTGCGCCTGCTGGCGGATCTGAAACCCGAGCAAGGGCCCGTGCGCTTGCTGTTCGGTGTCGAACCCCACGTGACGGGCCGGGAACGCTTCACCCTGCAATACACCGACTTTCCCGGTGAGGTCCGGGACTACTGGCTGTCACGGGGTGTCTCGGTGGAAGCCAGCGCATCGCTGATCCACGCCATCGGACTCATCGAGGCAGGCCGGGTCGAGGCCCGATACCTGGGCGGCAGCCGCAAGCGGCTGCACGCCAAGATCTACTGCGGCGATGCGGGTGTTACGCTCGGCTCCAGCAACTTCACGGACTCGGGTCTGCGCCATCAGCTGGAGGCCAACGTGCGTTACACGGCGGCGGAACCCCGTCGCTTTTACGAGGCCCGTCGCATCGCAGAGAATTTCTGGGACGAGGGCCTGCCATACGGAGATGAACTGCTCGC containing:
- a CDS encoding pyruvate kinase yields the protein MSTPLQTEEAGRLLDALLALRTRITRHAAARLSRFARDFPEGPPPSAVNLAHYLALRTVDLRPLQSGLTRLGLSSLGRSESHVMTALDQVIRVLEVLTARGGDDADRPTSDFESGPKCLAEHARSLFGPPPTGRDVRIMVTLPTEAAREPGLVQRLVATGMDVARINCAHDDPEAWSRMIRHVREASEASGRPCRIQMDLAGHKLRTGTLAPAPPVLHLRPVRDALGRVLAPATLALVADTSAPGSDAALPRLALPAAVLARLQPGDRLRFRDTRGKRRSLQVTQNTADGLLAQCEATCYLNPDTRLSAERMAEDGLWHALARDIPPGGFLLCPVEIRLHRGDRLSLTREAIPGEPARLDAQGHVIAPAHVSCTTPQALERLTAGQAVWIDDGKLGGVVEAVDAEGVHLSITHCRPQGVRLQADKGLNFPGADLGLPPLTARDLEDLDFVAAHADLVGYSFVETREDMQALIQALSERGASRLGIVAKIETQRALAHLPDIILSTIGRHPLGIMIARGDLAVEIGGERMAEIQEELLWLCEAAHVPVIWATQVLETLAKKGVVTRPEMTDAAMSGRAECVMLNKGPYIVDAVHTLDGILRRMQEHQRKKTSRLRALRLAGIDQDQE
- the nfi gene encoding deoxyribonuclease V (cleaves DNA at apurinic or apyrimidinic sites); this encodes MRLRHAHAWKLTPAEARAVQARLAPLVVREDRLGPLKRVAGVDVGFEDSGQITRAVVSVLSWPDLVPVEDAVARRPTSFPYVPGLLSFRELPAVLEALERLSALPDLLLCDGQGIAHPRRLGIAAHLGVLTDLPAIGVGKTRLIGAHDEVPSARGAWSALRDGDEVIGAVLRTRAGVKPVYVSIGHRVSLETTVELVLQAAPRYRLPEPIRRADQLASRRKAFAAETQGRRKNIGQDLQD
- a CDS encoding dihydrofolate reductase family protein codes for the protein MRASVFIATSLDGFIAREDGGIDWLPAFGKEDYGYQAFFDSVDVLVMGRNTYELARGFGAWPYGDTPVVVLSHRGVEIPPDLAATVECLAAPPGEVLERLAARGLRHAYIDGGKTIQGFLSEGLIDELTLTRVPVLLGRGIPLFGPLAGDVYLEHLETRSYPDGLVQSRYRIA